A window from Hymenobacter volaticus encodes these proteins:
- the bshB1 gene encoding bacillithiol biosynthesis deacetylase BshB1: MKLDILAIGAHPDDVEMSASGTLAAAVAAGKKVGIVDLTRGELGTRGTPAIRAQEAEAACRVLSLSSRENLGLADGFFRNDREHQLPIIAAIRRYQPDVVLCNAIHDRHPDHGRGSQLVSESCFLAGLRMIETLDHDGQPQAPWRPKHVYHYIQDRQIPADFVVDISAHWGKKWESIQAYQTQFFNPNSTEPATYLSSEEFGKFMEARAREFGHLIGVEFGEGFTRERTLGVRQVTDFI, from the coding sequence ATGAAACTAGATATTTTGGCCATAGGGGCGCATCCCGACGACGTGGAAATGTCGGCTTCGGGTACGCTGGCGGCCGCCGTAGCGGCGGGTAAGAAGGTGGGCATAGTCGATCTAACGCGCGGTGAACTAGGTACGCGCGGCACTCCGGCCATTCGAGCGCAGGAAGCTGAGGCAGCTTGCCGCGTTTTAAGCTTGAGCAGTCGCGAAAACTTAGGCTTAGCCGATGGCTTTTTCCGCAACGACCGAGAGCATCAACTGCCAATTATTGCGGCCATCCGGCGCTATCAGCCCGATGTAGTGCTTTGCAACGCTATTCACGACCGGCATCCCGACCACGGCCGCGGTTCGCAACTGGTCTCGGAATCGTGCTTTCTAGCTGGCCTACGCATGATAGAAACCCTAGACCACGATGGCCAGCCTCAGGCACCTTGGCGGCCCAAGCATGTGTACCACTACATTCAGGACCGGCAGATTCCCGCCGATTTCGTGGTAGATATATCAGCGCATTGGGGTAAGAAGTGGGAGTCCATTCAGGCATATCAGACGCAGTTTTTCAACCCCAACAGCACGGAGCCAGCAACCTATTTGTCTAGCGAAGAATTCGGCAAGTTTATGGAAGCTCGGGCCCGCGAATTTGGTCACCTAATAGGTGTGGAGTTTGGAGAAGGCTTCACAAGAGAGCGAACCTTGGGAGTGCGGCAAGTGACTGATTTTATATGA
- the accC gene encoding acetyl-CoA carboxylase biotin carboxylase subunit, with protein sequence MTKITKLLVANRGEIALRVLRSAREMGIQTVAIYSEADRNALHVRYADEAVCVGPPASAQSYLRGDKILEVCRQLGVDAIHPGYGFLSENAEFARMVTEAGLIFVGPSPEAMNIMGDKLSAKQAVKAYNIPLVPGTDEAISDVEEAKRIASEVGFPILIKASAGGGGKGMRIVNNATEFEEQMQLAVSEATSAFGDGSVFIEKFVTGPRHIEIQVLGDEHGNIVHLFERECSIQRRHQKVIEEAPSSVLTPELRAAMGKCAVDVARACDYTGAGTVEFLLDEHKNFYFLEMNTRLQVEHPVTEQITGLDLVKEQIKVAQGEPLSFSQDDLTITGHALELRVYAEDPQNNFLPDIGTLTTYVRPQGPGVRVDDGFEQGMEIPIYYDPMIAKLVTFGKDREEAIARMLRAIAEYQITGIETTLAFGRYVLEHPAFVSGNFDTNFIRDHFPADALKPTQPDDTIAKVAAVLGAMLMTDKKPAVVTSSDASAVTTGSAWKRNRLGVR encoded by the coding sequence ATGACAAAAATCACCAAGCTGCTCGTTGCCAACCGGGGCGAAATAGCGTTGCGCGTGTTGCGCTCAGCCCGCGAAATGGGCATCCAAACAGTAGCTATTTATTCTGAAGCCGACCGCAACGCCTTGCACGTACGCTACGCCGATGAAGCCGTGTGCGTAGGTCCGCCCGCCTCCGCTCAAAGCTACCTGCGCGGCGACAAGATCCTGGAAGTGTGCCGGCAACTAGGCGTTGATGCGATTCACCCAGGCTACGGTTTTTTGAGCGAGAATGCGGAGTTTGCCCGCATGGTCACGGAGGCCGGGCTTATTTTCGTGGGTCCCTCACCGGAGGCCATGAACATCATGGGCGACAAGCTCTCGGCCAAGCAGGCCGTAAAGGCCTACAATATCCCCTTAGTACCCGGCACCGACGAAGCCATCAGCGATGTGGAAGAGGCCAAGCGCATAGCTTCAGAGGTTGGTTTCCCCATTCTCATTAAGGCTTCAGCTGGCGGCGGTGGCAAGGGGATGCGCATCGTGAACAATGCCACCGAGTTCGAAGAGCAGATGCAGCTTGCCGTATCAGAGGCGACTTCGGCCTTTGGTGATGGCTCGGTGTTCATAGAGAAGTTTGTAACCGGCCCCCGGCATATTGAAATCCAGGTACTCGGCGACGAGCACGGCAACATTGTGCATCTGTTTGAGCGGGAATGCAGTATTCAGCGCCGTCACCAAAAAGTTATTGAAGAAGCGCCTTCCTCAGTGCTCACGCCCGAACTGCGCGCCGCCATGGGCAAGTGCGCCGTTGATGTGGCCCGTGCTTGCGACTACACCGGTGCCGGCACCGTAGAATTCTTGCTAGATGAGCACAAAAACTTCTACTTCCTGGAAATGAACACCCGCCTTCAAGTAGAACACCCCGTTACGGAGCAGATTACGGGCCTCGACTTGGTGAAAGAGCAAATTAAAGTGGCCCAGGGCGAGCCGCTGAGCTTCTCTCAAGACGACCTTACTATTACCGGCCACGCCCTAGAGTTGCGTGTGTACGCCGAAGATCCACAGAACAACTTCCTGCCCGATATCGGAACCCTGACCACCTACGTGCGTCCTCAGGGCCCCGGCGTCCGCGTCGACGATGGCTTCGAGCAAGGCATGGAAATTCCGATCTACTACGACCCCATGATTGCCAAGCTGGTCACGTTCGGCAAAGACCGTGAGGAAGCTATAGCGCGCATGCTCCGGGCCATTGCCGAGTACCAAATCACTGGCATCGAAACCACCTTAGCTTTCGGTCGCTATGTGCTCGAACATCCCGCCTTTGTAAGCGGCAACTTCGACACCAATTTCATTCGCGACCATTTCCCTGCAGACGCCCTCAAACCAACTCAGCCAGATGATACCATCGCTAAAGTAGCCGCTGTGCTAGGAGCCATGCTCATGACCGACAAGAAGCCTGCTGTAGTAACCTCCTCAGATGCTTCGGCAGTAACAACTGGCTCAGCTTGGAAGCGCAACCGCCTAGGTGTACGGTGA
- the trxB gene encoding thioredoxin-disulfide reductase: protein MENNTPEHIKCLIIGSGPAGYTAAIYAARANLAPVMYQGLQPGGQLTITNDVENFPGYPDGVMGPEMMEDLRKQATRFGTDIRYGIATAVDFSGHPHKVTIDEKVELTADTVIIATGASAKWLGLPSEMRLNGMGVSACAVCDGFFYRGKDVAIVGAGDTAAEEATYLANLCSKVYMIVRKGEMRASKIMQKRVIDNPKIEVLWNTVTEEILGDHAVVGARVKNALTHETRDLDVEGFFVAIGHEPNSKIFQPYLHHDEQGYLKTLPGTAKTNVDGVFACGDVQDYTYRQAITAAGSGCMAALDAERYLAALGDH from the coding sequence ATGGAGAATAACACCCCGGAACACATAAAGTGTCTGATTATTGGCTCTGGCCCGGCTGGTTATACAGCTGCTATTTACGCTGCCCGCGCCAACTTGGCCCCCGTGATGTATCAAGGCTTGCAGCCTGGTGGCCAGCTTACGATTACCAACGACGTTGAAAACTTTCCCGGTTATCCAGACGGTGTGATGGGACCAGAAATGATGGAAGACCTGAGAAAGCAGGCTACCCGCTTCGGTACCGATATCCGCTACGGCATTGCTACGGCGGTAGACTTTTCGGGACATCCTCATAAAGTCACAATCGATGAAAAGGTGGAGCTAACGGCCGATACGGTCATCATTGCCACGGGTGCTTCCGCAAAGTGGTTGGGCTTGCCTTCCGAAATGCGTCTGAACGGTATGGGCGTATCCGCTTGCGCCGTGTGCGACGGGTTTTTCTATCGGGGCAAGGATGTAGCGATTGTGGGCGCTGGCGACACGGCTGCCGAAGAAGCCACCTATCTGGCCAACTTGTGCAGCAAGGTGTACATGATTGTCCGGAAAGGAGAGATGCGTGCTTCCAAGATCATGCAGAAGCGCGTCATCGACAATCCCAAGATCGAGGTGTTGTGGAACACGGTGACCGAAGAAATTTTGGGCGACCATGCCGTAGTAGGTGCCCGGGTTAAAAACGCCTTGACGCACGAAACGCGTGACCTAGACGTGGAAGGCTTCTTCGTAGCCATTGGGCACGAGCCTAATTCCAAAATATTTCAGCCTTATTTGCACCACGACGAGCAAGGCTACTTGAAAACGCTGCCTGGCACTGCTAAAACCAATGTGGATGGCGTGTTTGCCTGTGGCGACGTGCAAGATTACACCTATCGCCAAGCCATTACGGCGGCCGGTTCGGGCTGCATGGCTGCCTTGGATGCGGAGCGCTATCTAGCCGCACTTGGCGACCATTAA
- a CDS encoding peptidoglycan DD-metalloendopeptidase family protein, giving the protein MLNFLKHWLLPLLLIGLFLGLPGHLQAQRRPVPNPKAKAGAPTKRSDFFRLKSPTIRYVRPDTTILIETEELPDDASDAAKSIFFNPAKKLSIVSEDTSSLNEGEQRIVEVKEEVKIDSSWIQVAGYYAIWDTHNINPYRVDGRRIRDTLNLKLTEPEKQRYAKMPLIKTPMTSDFGFRGYRWHYGVDLDLETGDSVKAAFDGVVRISKWDGSGYGNYLLVRHYNGIETLYGHLQKALVAPGTFVKAGQLIGYGGSTGRSTGSHLHFEVRYEGNPIDPERMYDFPDYRLIKDNFQITSALFNYYSKSLKYRGGSVPGAASRSSSSRGRPTAARRVVTHKVRSGDTLSEIADKYGVSQAQLRRLNGGTAVLRIGRSLRVK; this is encoded by the coding sequence TTGCTGAATTTTTTGAAACACTGGTTGCTGCCACTGCTATTGATCGGGCTGTTTCTTGGCTTGCCCGGCCACTTGCAGGCGCAGCGTCGGCCGGTGCCCAACCCGAAAGCTAAAGCGGGTGCCCCTACCAAGCGGAGCGACTTTTTTCGCCTCAAGTCGCCTACCATCCGGTACGTACGTCCCGATACTACTATTCTAATTGAAACCGAGGAACTGCCCGACGACGCCTCCGACGCGGCAAAGTCTATCTTTTTTAACCCGGCCAAAAAGCTCTCTATTGTCAGCGAGGATACATCGTCGTTGAACGAGGGGGAGCAGCGCATCGTGGAAGTGAAAGAAGAAGTCAAAATAGATTCCTCCTGGATTCAGGTGGCCGGCTACTATGCCATTTGGGATACACACAACATCAACCCTTACCGCGTTGATGGCCGCCGCATCCGGGATACATTGAATTTAAAACTTACGGAGCCTGAAAAGCAGCGTTACGCCAAAATGCCGCTCATAAAAACGCCAATGACGTCTGATTTCGGCTTTCGCGGCTACCGTTGGCACTACGGCGTGGATCTGGACCTGGAAACTGGCGACTCCGTGAAAGCCGCTTTTGATGGCGTAGTGCGCATCAGTAAGTGGGACGGTTCTGGCTATGGCAATTACCTCTTGGTGCGTCACTACAACGGTATTGAAACGCTATATGGCCATTTGCAAAAGGCCCTTGTGGCACCGGGTACGTTCGTGAAAGCTGGCCAGCTAATCGGCTATGGTGGTAGCACTGGTCGTAGCACCGGGTCACACCTGCATTTCGAAGTCCGGTACGAAGGCAACCCCATTGATCCGGAGCGGATGTACGATTTTCCGGATTATCGGCTGATTAAAGACAATTTTCAGATCACGTCGGCGCTGTTCAACTACTACAGCAAGTCGTTGAAATACCGCGGTGGTAGTGTGCCGGGAGCTGCCTCGCGCAGTAGTAGCAGCCGGGGTCGTCCGACAGCGGCCAGGCGCGTGGTCACGCATAAGGTCCGCAGTGGCGATACGCTGTCTGAAATTGCCGATAAGTACGGGGTGTCGCAGGCCCAGCTGCGGCGTTTGAACGGGGGAACAGCCGTTCTGCGAATTGGGCGCTCGTTGCGAGTTAAATAG